Proteins from one Eriocheir sinensis breed Jianghai 21 chromosome 27, ASM2467909v1, whole genome shotgun sequence genomic window:
- the LOC127004037 gene encoding uncharacterized protein LOC127004037 yields MASRWPKVGVVVLLTAVLVMVVSSSHCPSVCSCRWKYGKQTVECKDQQLASLPSGVDVETQVLDLNGNNLQTLPQYAFRRAGLINLQKIYLSDCNIGSIDDTAFAQLTNLVELNLSDNLLTEVPAQAFSHVPALRDLKLRGNRLREIRSDSFDHTPSLVRLDLSYAGIRKVSSRAFIHLTLLESIELQGNHLKELPAATVQSLKKVHGLEVHENNWICDCRALPLWRLLEDEEYGVPHPVSPSCGSPERVRGRLFSDLTERDFACPPNIRHNGRIVQGVAGENATIACPVDGQPPPEVMWYKGEAPVVNGSVIGLGPQRFYVITEGNRNLVSRLVITGAQETDSGPLRCVAINSAGSATANFTLAVTMRAATQAKLGSGHIAGISVGLVMLALIALVVGFLILARSRTTASPIPAKDSPSTPSSVEASPNEPNPVQKPPRLTDVNGSSAAYRASALGNPDVINEAERVVRAVNGHLPNGTVQEVSEGGDYTRVEGDSLYPSGLWPEEGDSNEAVDNPEASRVIHEHFNPGYMPNDPAYDGYGPLHSTPYRAGYSSQDDVDPQIYGYPADYGLPIPEAGNDPRGTEWNMSNHRGPQEDVEPQPDAYDSRQRLYESQQEVYSSGQNLKDSSQDLYGVMAGRPPVYGYRQEVFGSREHVPEGAESPQSPTQPLGERPWVPGSQAAPPHARGGVQVLPPLPNGIARIKARDSPDEGYQEGTEV; encoded by the coding sequence ATGGCGTCCCGGTGGCCGAAGGTTGGGGTTGTGGTGCTGCTCACGGCAGTGCTCGTGATGGTGGTTTCCTCCAGCCATTGCCCTTCCGTGTGTTCATGTCGCTGGAAGTATGGCAAGCAAACAGTGGAGTGCAAGGACCAACAACTGGCGAGTTTGCCTTCCGGAGTTGACGTTGAAACACAAGTTTTGGACCTGAATGGCAACAATCTTCAGACTCTGCCGCAATATGCCTTCAGGAGAGCAGGACTCATAAATCTCCAGAAAATTTACCTGAGTGATTGCAACATTGGCAGTATTGACGACACGGCCTTCGCCCAGCTCACCAACTTGGTGGAGTTGAACCTGAGTGACAACCTGCTGACGGAGGTTCCCGCCCAGGCCTTCTCTCACGTGCCAGCCCTGAGGGACCTGAAGCTTCGGGGAAACAGATTGCGTGAGATTCGCAGTGACAGCTTCGACCACACTCCCTCCCTGGTACGTCTTGACCTCAGTTACGCGGGCATCAGAAAAGTGTCGTCCAGGGCCTTCATTCACCTCACCCTTCTGGAGAGCATTGAGCTCCAGGGTAATCACTTGAAAGAGCTTCCGGCGGCAACTGTGCAGAGCCTGAAGAAAGTTCACGGCCTGGAGGTTCACGAAAATAACTGGATATGTGACTGCCGAGCTCTGCCTCTGTGGCGGCTGCTGGAAGACGAGGAGTATGGCGTCCCGCACCCGGTTTCCCCCTCCTGTGGAAGCCCGGAGCGAGTCAGGGGGAGACTCTTCAGTGATCTGACGGAAAGGGATTTTGCTTGTCCTCCTAATATTCGACACAATGGTCGCATCGTGCAGGGCGTTGCAGGGGAAAATGCAACGATTGCTTGTCCCGTGGACGGCCAGCCTCCACCCGAGGTGATGTGGTATAAGGGAGAGGCGCCTGTGGTGAATGGCTCTGTGATAGGGCTGGGTCCTCAGCGCTTCTATGTCATCACTGAGGGCAACAGAAACTTGGTGAGTCGCCTGGTTATTACAGGAGCACAGGAGACAGACTCGGGGCCCCTGCGGTGCGTAGCCATCAACTCAGCTGGGTCAGCGACCGCCAACTTCACCCTGGCGGTCACGATGCGGGCCGCAACACAGGCCAAGCTGGGTTCTGGCCACATCGCCGGGATATCAGTGGGCCTGGTGATGCTGGCACTTATCGCCCTTGTGGTGGGCTTTCTGATCCTGGCCCGCTCCCGCACCACCGCCTCTCCCATCCCCGCCAAGGACTCGCCTTCCACACCCTCCTCAGTTGAAGCCTCTCCAAATGAGCCCAATCCTGTACAGAAGCCTCCGCGCCTCACTGACGTCAACGGGTCGTCCGCCGCCTACAGGGCCTCCGCCTTAGGTAACCCCGATGTAATCAACGAGGCGGAGCGGGTCGTGCGGGCGGTCAACGGGCACCTCCCCAATGGAACAGTGCaggaggtgagcgagggtggagACTACACTCGCGTCGAGGGAGACTCCTTGTATCCTAGTGGCCTCTGGCCTGAGGAAGGTGACTCTAATGAGGCTGTGGACAACCCTGAGGCATCCAGGGTCATACACGAGCATTTCAACCCCGGCTATATGCCCAACGACCCTGCCTATGATGGCTACGGTCCGCTTCACTCCACTCCGTATCGGGCAGGTTACAGTTCTCAGGACGACGTTGATCCTCAAATATATGGTTACCCCGCTGACTATGGGCTTCCTATCCCCGAGGCAGGTAATGACCCTCGGGGGACAGAGTGGAACATGAGCAACCATCGTGGGCCACAGGAGGATGTTGAGCCGCAGCCAGACGCCTACGACTCGAGGCAGCGCCTGTATGAGTCTCAGCAGGAAGTGTACAGCTCAGGGCAGAATCTAAAGGACTCCAGCCAAGACTTGTACGGGGTAATGGCGGGTCGGCCACCTGTCTATGGCTACAGGCAAGAAGTGTTCGGGTCCCGGGAGCATGTGCCTGAGGGTGCCGAGAGTCCACAGTCCCCAACACAGCCCCTGGGGGAGCGACCGTGGGTGCCGGGATCCCAGGCGGCGCCGCCTCACGCTCGCGGGGGAGTGCAAGTTCTCCCGCCTCTACCAAATGGCATCGCTCGCATCAAAGCTCGTGACTCTCCCGACGAGGGCTACCAGGAGGGGACGGAGGTGTAG